A window of Fluoribacter dumoffii NY 23 contains these coding sequences:
- a CDS encoding hydrolase, with protein MIIHSKFKPDWWLINGHSQTLYRTLTHRVKPFIDSYERLELPDGDFIDLAWKTNGLNDNAPLIILLHGLGGNVDSVYVATLFDAFHKAGYRSVLMNFRGASGEPNRLPRLYHGGDTKDLDFLLHILKLREPATKKAVVGVSLGGNILLKWLGETGYQSLIDAAVAVSVPFLLQNVVQKINKGFSRVYQASLLEKLRRVFLEKIDMIKYQLPLSKQKLYSIKTLIEFDEQITAPLHGFASANEYYQQCSSRQYLSQIKTPTLIIHALDDPFMTPDILPTSKELSSDIILELSQHGGHVGFIAQKRHFWLEQRIPIFLMEFLLTPSMQERALTKTSP; from the coding sequence ATGATCATTCATAGTAAATTCAAGCCCGACTGGTGGCTAATTAATGGGCACAGCCAGACTCTTTATCGAACCTTAACTCATCGAGTAAAACCCTTTATTGATTCTTATGAACGCCTTGAATTACCTGACGGCGATTTCATTGATCTGGCCTGGAAAACTAATGGATTAAACGACAATGCACCTTTAATTATCCTTCTCCATGGATTGGGAGGTAATGTAGATTCAGTTTATGTTGCGACTTTATTTGATGCGTTCCATAAAGCAGGTTACCGATCCGTTTTAATGAATTTTCGAGGGGCAAGCGGGGAGCCGAATCGTCTTCCCCGCTTATATCATGGAGGTGATACCAAAGATTTGGATTTTTTGCTCCATATCTTGAAACTTAGAGAGCCTGCCACTAAAAAAGCTGTTGTTGGTGTGTCTCTGGGCGGCAATATACTTCTCAAATGGTTAGGGGAAACAGGTTACCAATCTCTGATTGATGCTGCTGTGGCTGTCTCTGTGCCGTTTCTGTTGCAAAACGTGGTTCAAAAAATAAATAAAGGATTTTCCCGCGTATACCAGGCTTCTTTATTAGAAAAACTGCGCCGCGTTTTTCTCGAAAAAATTGATATGATAAAGTACCAATTGCCGCTTTCGAAACAAAAGCTCTATTCCATAAAAACCCTGATTGAATTTGATGAACAAATAACTGCCCCCTTACATGGGTTTGCCAGTGCAAATGAGTATTATCAACAATGCAGTTCGAGACAGTATTTGTCTCAAATCAAGACGCCCACCCTAATTATCCATGCATTGGACGACCCGTTTATGACCCCGGATATACTCCCAACTTCCAAAGAACTCTCTTCCGATATCATCCTGGAATTGAGTCAACATGGCGGCCATGTAGGATTTATCGCTCAGAAACGCCACTTTTGGCTGGAACAACGAATCCCCATTTTTTTAATGGAATTCTTACTCACTCCTTCCATGCAGGAGAGAGCATTGACTAAGACATCTCCTTAA
- a CDS encoding peptide chain release factor 3 produces the protein MSDFYQDFNTRRTFAIISHPDAGKTTVTEKLLLFGGAIQLAGTVKGRKADRHATSDWMEMEKERGISITTSVMQFVHNQHVMNLLDTPGHEDFSEDTYRTLTAVDSALMVIDVAKGVEERTVKLMEVCRLRDTPIMTFINKLDREGRDPIDLLDEVESVLGIQCAPVTWPVGMGKRFKGIYHRYEDIVYLYQPGKNAQKQEAMQIIGLDNPQLDEVLGDSAQELREEIELVKGASHEFNLQDYLAGKMTPVYFGSAINNFGIKELLDDYVRYAPGPQARVAQERIVSPDENNFSGFVFKIQANMDPKHRDRIAFLRICSGAYRKGMKINHLRVGKEVQISNALTFMAGDRSHTEVALPGDIIGLHNHGTIRIGDTFTQGEQLKFTGIPNFAPELFRLVRLKDPLKSKALLKGLIELSEEGATQVFRPLNSNQLILGAVGVLQFDVVAHRLKHEYKVDCIYETVNVACARWVYSDDDKAMSEFRTKAYDYLALDGSDALMYLAPTRVNLTMAEERYPKIKFHATREH, from the coding sequence ATGTCCGATTTTTATCAGGATTTTAATACCAGACGAACCTTCGCAATCATCTCTCACCCCGACGCAGGTAAGACAACAGTAACCGAAAAGTTGCTTTTGTTCGGAGGAGCAATTCAATTGGCTGGAACGGTTAAAGGGCGTAAAGCCGATCGCCATGCCACATCCGATTGGATGGAGATGGAAAAAGAGCGGGGTATATCCATCACTACCTCGGTAATGCAGTTTGTGCATAATCAGCATGTAATGAATTTGCTGGATACACCAGGCCATGAGGACTTTTCTGAAGATACCTACCGTACCCTGACTGCAGTAGATTCGGCACTGATGGTTATCGACGTAGCTAAGGGGGTCGAAGAAAGGACAGTGAAATTGATGGAAGTGTGTCGTTTGCGTGATACGCCGATTATGACTTTTATCAATAAATTGGACCGTGAAGGGCGTGATCCTATTGATTTACTGGATGAGGTTGAATCTGTGTTGGGCATTCAATGTGCCCCGGTAACCTGGCCTGTAGGTATGGGAAAGCGTTTTAAAGGCATTTATCATCGGTATGAAGATATAGTTTACCTGTACCAACCAGGTAAGAATGCCCAAAAGCAGGAAGCAATGCAAATTATAGGATTGGATAATCCCCAATTGGATGAAGTATTAGGGGACAGTGCCCAGGAATTACGGGAAGAAATTGAGTTGGTCAAGGGCGCTTCCCATGAGTTTAATTTGCAGGATTATCTGGCGGGTAAAATGACTCCTGTTTATTTTGGATCCGCCATCAATAATTTTGGTATCAAAGAGTTACTTGATGATTATGTACGTTATGCTCCAGGGCCGCAAGCACGGGTAGCCCAAGAGCGTATTGTGTCTCCTGATGAAAATAACTTCTCCGGTTTTGTCTTCAAGATTCAGGCTAATATGGATCCCAAACATAGAGATAGAATTGCATTTTTGCGCATCTGTTCTGGTGCTTATCGAAAAGGAATGAAAATTAATCATTTGCGCGTAGGTAAAGAAGTACAAATTTCCAATGCACTTACTTTTATGGCGGGAGACCGCTCACATACAGAGGTGGCTTTACCCGGTGATATCATTGGTTTACATAATCATGGAACGATTCGGATAGGTGATACGTTTACCCAGGGAGAGCAATTAAAATTCACGGGTATTCCCAATTTTGCCCCTGAGCTGTTTCGGCTGGTGCGTTTAAAGGATCCTTTAAAGAGTAAAGCTTTATTGAAAGGATTAATCGAATTATCTGAAGAAGGGGCAACGCAAGTATTTAGACCATTGAATAGCAACCAGCTAATCCTGGGGGCAGTGGGTGTGTTGCAATTTGATGTTGTAGCCCATCGTTTAAAACATGAATATAAGGTGGATTGCATTTATGAAACAGTCAATGTCGCCTGCGCGCGCTGGGTTTACTCTGATGATGATAAGGCTATGAGTGAATTCCGCACTAAAGCTTATGATTACCTGGCTTTGGATGGAAGTGATGCATTGATGTACCTTGCCCCGACTCGTGTCAATTTAACAATGGCTGAGGAGCGCTACCCCAAAATCAAGTTCCATGCGACAAGAGAACATTAA
- a CDS encoding DNA-3-methyladenine glycosylase I — MKRCSWVGTGKPHYEEYHDNEWGIPVHDDQKHFEMLILEGAQAGLSWETILKRREAYRKAFKQFDPYAVAKMSDEELTALLNDAGIIRNRLKIFSARKNALVFLSIAQEFGSFDNYIWQFVDGSPKVNYPKTLQEVPARTAESDALSKDLKKRGMSFVGSTIMYAHMQAVGLVDDHLIDCFCKNRNHSA, encoded by the coding sequence ATGAAACGTTGCTCCTGGGTTGGTACTGGCAAGCCCCACTATGAAGAGTATCATGATAATGAATGGGGTATTCCCGTTCATGATGATCAAAAACACTTTGAGATGCTTATCCTGGAAGGGGCGCAAGCAGGTTTAAGTTGGGAAACAATTCTTAAACGACGCGAAGCATACCGCAAAGCATTCAAACAATTCGACCCGTATGCAGTAGCCAAGATGAGCGATGAAGAATTAACTGCCTTACTGAATGATGCCGGAATTATTCGCAATCGTCTCAAAATTTTTTCGGCTCGCAAGAATGCGTTAGTGTTTCTTTCAATCGCACAAGAATTTGGTTCTTTTGATAATTATATTTGGCAATTTGTAGATGGAAGTCCCAAAGTAAATTACCCGAAAACACTTCAAGAAGTCCCAGCACGTACCGCTGAATCTGACGCCCTATCCAAGGATTTGAAGAAAAGAGGGATGAGTTTTGTGGGGTCGACTATTATGTATGCCCACATGCAAGCAGTAGGTTTGGTTGATGACCACCTTATAGACTGTTTTTGCAAGAATCGGAATCACTCCGCTTGA
- a CDS encoding DUF72 domain-containing protein has product MAFVNIGTSGWSFNGWKEIFYPPTLAEKDTLAYYSSIFETVELNSSFYRIPSKNSIAKWKETTPDEFIFSCKANRYLTHVKMLKEVPDTLQYFLQIIEGLGEKLGPVLFQLPPYWPINVERLKQFIQQLSDSFHYTFEFRNTSWLCQEVYDLLAQKNIALCFYDFKGFQCPEVITSDFIYLRLHGPHLEPYAGHYPEKTLLNYAHKFAHWQQKVKHIFCYLDNDHKVVAPHDAQVLQGLVRLTFNMTAQ; this is encoded by the coding sequence ATGGCCTTCGTTAATATCGGTACCTCAGGATGGAGTTTTAATGGATGGAAAGAAATTTTTTACCCTCCAACACTGGCAGAAAAAGATACGTTAGCTTATTACTCCAGCATCTTTGAGACGGTAGAGCTTAACAGCAGTTTTTATCGCATACCCTCTAAAAATTCCATTGCAAAATGGAAGGAAACGACTCCGGATGAATTTATTTTTTCTTGTAAGGCAAACCGCTACTTAACTCATGTAAAAATGCTCAAAGAGGTTCCGGATACCCTCCAATATTTTCTGCAGATTATCGAAGGGTTGGGAGAAAAATTAGGGCCAGTCCTTTTTCAGCTCCCACCTTATTGGCCAATTAATGTGGAACGTCTGAAACAATTTATCCAGCAATTGTCTGATTCATTTCATTATACGTTTGAGTTTAGAAATACAAGTTGGTTATGCCAGGAAGTCTATGATTTACTTGCTCAAAAAAATATTGCCCTGTGTTTTTATGATTTCAAGGGGTTTCAGTGTCCGGAAGTGATTACCAGTGACTTCATTTACTTACGTCTACATGGGCCACACCTCGAGCCTTATGCCGGTCACTATCCAGAAAAAACACTTTTAAACTATGCGCACAAATTTGCTCATTGGCAGCAAAAAGTAAAACATATTTTTTGCTATCTTGATAACGATCACAAAGTAGTTGCCCCCCATGATGCACAAGTTTTGCAAGGACTGGTACGATTGACATTTAATATGACTGCGCAATAA
- a CDS encoding MaoC/PaaZ C-terminal domain-containing protein, with protein sequence MSHQSYKSIGSNRLREDFGFYFEDFEVGQIIEHRPGRTITQNDNIWFTLLTMNTAQLHFDAHYAEHTEWKRPLVNSTFTLAIITGMTVNTISKKVVANLEWDKVKLLKPVFEGDTIYAESEIKKKRESKSRPGQGIVTVETRGINQHKELFMSFERTVLVYKKGGAPEYVI encoded by the coding sequence ATGTCGCATCAGAGCTATAAATCTATTGGGAGCAATCGCTTGCGGGAAGATTTTGGTTTTTATTTCGAAGATTTTGAAGTGGGACAAATTATTGAACACAGGCCAGGAAGAACCATAACTCAAAATGACAATATTTGGTTTACATTATTGACAATGAATACAGCCCAATTGCATTTTGATGCTCATTATGCGGAGCACACAGAGTGGAAAAGACCTTTAGTGAATAGCACATTCACCTTGGCGATCATCACCGGAATGACCGTTAATACCATTTCCAAGAAAGTAGTTGCTAATCTGGAGTGGGATAAAGTCAAACTATTAAAACCGGTATTTGAGGGGGATACCATTTACGCTGAAAGCGAAATTAAAAAGAAGCGGGAATCAAAATCAAGACCCGGCCAGGGAATCGTTACGGTAGAAACACGAGGAATTAACCAACATAAAGAGCTCTTCATGTCTTTTGAGCGAACAGTCCTGGTGTATAAGAAAGGGGGCGCGCCTGAATATGTAATCTAA
- a CDS encoding S-(hydroxymethyl)glutathione dehydrogenase/class III alcohol dehydrogenase: protein MQVKAAVAYEVGKPLSIEMVDLEGPKRGEVLVEIKATGVCHTDAYTLSGEDPEGLFPVILGHEGAGIIVDVGSDVTSVKPGDHVIPLYTPECRQCEYCLSQKTNLCQAIRTTQGQGVMPDGTSRFSLNGKKIFHYMGTSTFANYIVLPEIAVAKIREDAPFEKVCYIGCGVTTGLGAVIYTAKVTPGSRVVVFGLGGIGLNVIQGARMVGAEQIVGVDINPQRRALAEAMGMTHFVNPQEVSNDLVPYLVDLTKGGADYSFECVGNVKLMRQALECCHKGWGVCTVVGVAGAGQEISTRPFQLITGRVWKGSAFGGARGRTDVPKIVDWYMEGKINVDDLITHVLPVEKVNQAFDLMRLGQSIRTILTF from the coding sequence ATGCAAGTAAAGGCAGCTGTTGCTTATGAAGTGGGAAAGCCGTTATCCATTGAAATGGTTGATTTGGAAGGTCCCAAAAGGGGAGAAGTGCTTGTTGAAATCAAAGCAACAGGTGTTTGCCATACAGATGCATATACTTTATCCGGTGAGGATCCAGAAGGCCTTTTTCCTGTCATTTTAGGGCATGAAGGCGCAGGTATCATTGTTGATGTGGGTTCGGACGTTACTTCGGTAAAACCCGGTGATCATGTTATTCCTCTTTATACCCCTGAATGTCGCCAATGCGAATATTGCCTTTCCCAGAAAACGAATCTTTGCCAGGCAATTCGAACAACTCAAGGTCAGGGAGTAATGCCTGACGGAACAAGTCGTTTTAGCTTAAATGGAAAAAAAATCTTTCATTATATGGGAACATCAACTTTCGCAAATTATATTGTATTACCTGAAATTGCCGTTGCGAAAATTCGTGAGGATGCTCCTTTTGAGAAAGTATGCTACATAGGCTGTGGTGTAACAACAGGTCTGGGGGCGGTAATTTATACCGCAAAGGTCACGCCAGGTTCGCGCGTGGTTGTTTTTGGTTTAGGGGGTATTGGGCTTAATGTAATTCAGGGAGCCCGTATGGTAGGAGCTGAGCAGATTGTAGGTGTCGATATTAATCCGCAGCGGCGTGCTTTGGCTGAAGCAATGGGAATGACCCATTTTGTTAATCCTCAGGAAGTCAGTAATGACTTGGTCCCTTATCTGGTGGATTTAACTAAAGGGGGAGCGGATTACAGTTTTGAGTGTGTAGGTAATGTAAAACTGATGCGTCAGGCACTGGAATGTTGTCATAAAGGATGGGGAGTGTGTACTGTGGTTGGGGTTGCAGGAGCTGGACAAGAAATTTCTACCAGACCGTTCCAACTGATTACCGGCAGGGTTTGGAAAGGTTCAGCTTTTGGGGGGGCGCGTGGACGTACTGATGTACCTAAAATTGTAGATTGGTATATGGAAGGGAAAATTAATGTTGATGATTTAATTACCCATGTCCTTCCTGTGGAAAAAGTGAATCAGGCTTTTGATTTAATGCGTCTTGGGCAGTCAATTCGAACTATTCTTACTTTTTAA
- the fghA gene encoding S-formylglutathione hydrolase, translating to MTIELLEEHHSFGGIQRVYAHQSAATNCTMRFGLFLPPQAQKHSVPVLYWLSGLTCTEQNFITKAGAQRIAAQSGLALVTPDTSPRGINLPGDQEHYDFGAGAGFYVDATQLPWSKYYKMSTYVHEELPALLEHFPINHQSCGIFGHSMGGHGALALALKYPKFYRSVSALAPICAPSQCPWGQKAFTGYLGPDKNQWKEYDACELILERGWPHAPILVDQGSADPYIKEQLKPELFKSACLKAGVELKMHIREGYDHSYYFIASFIEEHLKFHASILYGNN from the coding sequence ATGACCATTGAGCTCCTTGAAGAGCATCATTCTTTTGGTGGCATTCAACGGGTTTATGCCCACCAATCCGCTGCAACCAATTGCACCATGCGTTTTGGTCTGTTTTTGCCACCTCAAGCGCAAAAACACAGCGTACCTGTGTTGTACTGGCTTTCCGGATTAACCTGTACGGAACAAAACTTTATTACCAAAGCCGGAGCACAGCGGATTGCGGCACAATCTGGTTTAGCATTAGTTACTCCGGATACCAGTCCCAGAGGCATTAATTTGCCAGGCGATCAGGAACATTACGATTTTGGCGCAGGTGCCGGATTTTATGTAGATGCTACCCAATTACCCTGGTCTAAATATTATAAAATGTCTACTTACGTACATGAAGAATTGCCGGCTTTACTGGAGCACTTCCCAATTAACCATCAGTCCTGTGGTATCTTTGGGCATTCCATGGGAGGGCATGGGGCACTTGCCTTGGCATTGAAATACCCCAAATTTTATCGTTCGGTCTCGGCACTGGCACCCATTTGTGCGCCCTCTCAATGCCCATGGGGACAAAAAGCATTTACAGGCTACCTGGGGCCAGACAAGAATCAATGGAAGGAATACGACGCTTGCGAACTTATCCTCGAGAGAGGATGGCCACATGCACCTATATTAGTTGATCAGGGCTCAGCTGACCCTTATATAAAGGAACAGTTAAAACCTGAATTATTTAAGTCAGCCTGCCTGAAGGCTGGTGTTGAACTTAAAATGCACATCCGAGAAGGGTATGATCACAGTTATTATTTTATCGCCAGTTTTATTGAGGAGCATCTAAAGTTTCATGCCTCAATCTTATATGGAAATAATTAG
- a CDS encoding NAD(P)(+) transhydrogenase (Re/Si-specific) subunit beta, which translates to MTTLVPLFYLLSAVCFILALKGLASPASARRGNLLGIAGMILAVGSTLMMPTTYHQPLLISLMIAGGIIGTFIAFKINMTAIPQLVAAFHSLVGMAAVLVAFCAFLSPASFHIGVPGAIAKASLVEMSLGLIIGAITFSGSVIAFLKLQGIMSGVPIKLTGHNIINLVTALIILVVFILFLMNQTPTLFSIMAGIAFLLGVLLIIPIGGADMPVVISMLNSYSGWAAAGIGFTLSNHLLVITGALVGASGAILSYIMCVGMNRSIFNVIFGGIQSSAGQLNAQATHESRTVRQGNGEDAAFLLSNAKDVIIVPGYGMAVAHAQHAVKELVDALEHRNIKVRFAIHPVAGRMPGHMNVLLAEANIPYDRVFEQSEINRDFASCDVAYVIGANDITNPAAKTDPSSPIYGMPVLEVEKAKNVLFVKRSLAPGYAGVENDLFYHDNTYMLFGDAKAMTESIAKALEAL; encoded by the coding sequence ATGACAACTTTGGTTCCTTTATTTTATCTACTATCAGCTGTGTGTTTTATATTGGCATTAAAAGGTCTGGCCAGTCCTGCTTCTGCACGAAGAGGAAATTTATTAGGAATTGCCGGTATGATCCTTGCAGTAGGCTCCACCTTAATGATGCCTACCACTTACCATCAACCATTACTCATTAGTTTGATGATCGCGGGAGGCATTATAGGAACCTTTATTGCATTCAAAATTAATATGACCGCCATCCCGCAACTGGTCGCGGCCTTTCACTCATTAGTAGGGATGGCGGCAGTTTTAGTCGCCTTTTGTGCTTTTTTGTCCCCAGCCTCTTTCCATATTGGAGTTCCTGGAGCAATTGCCAAAGCAAGTCTTGTTGAAATGAGCCTTGGTTTAATTATTGGGGCAATTACTTTTTCTGGTTCGGTCATTGCTTTTCTCAAATTGCAAGGGATCATGTCTGGGGTACCCATTAAACTCACTGGCCATAATATCATTAATCTTGTTACGGCCTTGATCATTCTCGTTGTCTTTATCTTGTTTCTAATGAATCAGACCCCTACCCTTTTCAGCATCATGGCAGGGATTGCTTTTTTACTTGGTGTATTACTCATAATCCCTATCGGTGGTGCAGACATGCCCGTAGTCATATCGATGCTGAACTCCTATTCAGGATGGGCAGCTGCAGGCATTGGCTTTACCCTTAGCAACCACTTGCTTGTGATTACAGGAGCCCTGGTAGGGGCGAGCGGGGCCATACTCAGTTATATCATGTGTGTGGGAATGAACCGCTCTATATTCAATGTGATTTTTGGCGGCATCCAATCCTCTGCAGGACAATTAAACGCTCAGGCAACACATGAATCGCGCACAGTAAGACAAGGTAACGGCGAAGATGCTGCCTTCCTTTTAAGTAATGCTAAAGATGTGATCATTGTTCCAGGGTATGGGATGGCAGTAGCCCATGCGCAACATGCCGTTAAAGAGTTGGTAGATGCCCTGGAGCATCGCAACATCAAAGTCCGCTTTGCAATCCACCCTGTTGCCGGCCGTATGCCCGGGCATATGAATGTTTTGCTTGCTGAAGCCAATATACCTTATGACAGGGTTTTTGAACAAAGTGAAATAAACCGCGATTTTGCAAGTTGTGATGTAGCTTATGTTATTGGTGCAAACGACATAACCAACCCGGCAGCAAAAACAGATCCTAGTTCTCCTATTTATGGAATGCCGGTCCTGGAAGTAGAAAAAGCAAAAAATGTTTTATTCGTTAAAAGAAGCTTGGCTCCAGGCTATGCCGGCGTCGAAAATGATTTGTTTTATCATGATAATACTTACATGCTTTTTGGGGATGCCAAAGCGATGACTGAGTCTATTGCCAAGGCTTTAGAAGCATTGTAA
- a CDS encoding DUF3775 domain-containing protein, which yields MLNLDTETICDLLDKARQFQVKEEVSFPEVTEEMDANYVLADYQNDPVYQEVIEYIDNLRPDQQATLVALMYLGRGDYAQDEWEDALTFALEEVTEHTGEYLLSRPTVADDIGRGLNMLGLSCEE from the coding sequence ATGTTGAATCTTGATACTGAAACCATTTGCGATCTTCTTGATAAAGCGCGGCAATTCCAGGTGAAGGAGGAGGTAAGTTTTCCTGAAGTTACAGAGGAAATGGATGCAAACTACGTACTGGCTGATTACCAAAATGATCCTGTTTACCAGGAAGTTATTGAATACATTGATAATTTACGCCCTGATCAACAAGCAACCCTGGTTGCCCTAATGTATTTAGGACGTGGTGATTATGCTCAGGATGAGTGGGAAGATGCTCTTACTTTTGCTCTGGAAGAAGTAACCGAGCATACCGGAGAATATTTGCTATCCAGACCCACAGTTGCTGATGATATCGGTCGAGGATTAAACATGCTAGGCCTTTCCTGTGAAGAGTAG
- a CDS encoding HpcH/HpaI aldolase/citrate lyase family protein: MNLLYSPALLFTPGNKPKLFEKALASGANGLILELEDAVPPAEKNKARDHVIEFLKTKHPDLLIIVRINHITTDAGLPDLQAFKQEGIYYDAILYPKTESAEELNIVYKTLNLESRNIQILAFIETAKGLMNLNSIVTNAPLAGLVFGAADFAADVGCQMNWDALLHARHQIIQAAALTQIPAIDSPFFDFTNEEQLISEIIRVKELGFKGKLAIHPRQISAIKQNFIPGKREIERAKKIVALFEDSGGKACQLDGQMIDVPVYKQAQEVLKFFEKL; the protein is encoded by the coding sequence ATGAATTTATTGTATTCCCCTGCCCTGCTCTTCACTCCGGGCAATAAACCCAAACTTTTTGAAAAAGCGCTGGCCTCTGGAGCAAATGGCCTTATTTTGGAACTGGAAGATGCCGTCCCGCCTGCTGAAAAGAATAAAGCTCGCGATCATGTAATTGAATTTCTGAAAACCAAACATCCCGATCTACTGATTATTGTGCGGATCAACCATATAACCACTGATGCCGGCTTACCTGATTTACAGGCGTTCAAACAGGAGGGGATTTACTATGATGCCATTTTATATCCTAAAACCGAAAGTGCTGAAGAGTTAAATATAGTTTATAAAACACTCAATCTAGAATCCCGTAACATCCAGATTTTAGCGTTTATCGAAACGGCAAAAGGCTTAATGAATTTGAATTCAATCGTCACCAACGCCCCACTTGCAGGACTGGTTTTTGGTGCTGCCGATTTTGCCGCGGATGTGGGTTGCCAAATGAATTGGGATGCCCTTTTGCACGCCCGTCATCAAATCATCCAGGCTGCAGCACTTACCCAAATCCCAGCAATTGATTCCCCATTTTTTGATTTTACAAATGAAGAACAATTAATTTCTGAAATAATTCGGGTTAAGGAATTGGGTTTTAAAGGGAAACTAGCCATTCATCCCAGGCAAATCTCTGCCATCAAGCAAAATTTTATCCCCGGGAAAAGAGAAATTGAACGGGCAAAAAAAATTGTTGCACTCTTCGAGGATTCTGGAGGCAAAGCCTGTCAACTGGATGGACAAATGATAGATGTCCCTGTCTATAAACAGGCCCAGGAAGTACTTAAATTTTTCGAAAAATTATAG
- a CDS encoding acetyl-CoA hydrolase/transferase family protein, with protein MNFDKQYQQKLCSAEQAVTLIPATAVISMGMRVATPPALCHALAARAQAGELQELKVYYLRCGDVALNTIFQESLLHIIRPYSSMLSKGEVELAERGYAQGKKYINFVPISFSRYPSTIKAVTKLDAFITTVSPMDKFGFFNLGTNGDYAIELSRYADKLIVEVNENMPRTAGSTLIHISEVDAIVENTSKLIEEPSKPPSEVDRQIGHHITPLIPDGATIQMGIGSVPNAVCEQLINHRNLGIHTEVITSGMIELIKKGVVTNTNKTLLPYVNVFTFAIGDKNLYEFINDNPSMMCLPVSYVNEPNVIEQNKLMTSVNSFIEIDFSGQVNAEFIGHQFSGAGGQLDFIRGVPYSEGGKTIIASTSTAKNGTLSRIVPRLSSIATDTRLDIDYVVTEYGVAQLRGRSTTERTRQLIKIAHPSFREQLEQQAKQQGFI; from the coding sequence ATGAACTTTGATAAACAGTATCAACAAAAATTGTGCTCCGCTGAACAAGCCGTAACCTTAATCCCTGCCACTGCGGTAATTTCCATGGGCATGCGTGTCGCCACCCCCCCAGCTCTATGTCATGCTCTGGCTGCCCGTGCGCAAGCAGGTGAATTGCAAGAACTAAAAGTCTATTACCTTCGCTGCGGTGATGTAGCCCTAAACACTATTTTCCAGGAATCCTTACTGCATATTATCAGGCCCTATTCCTCAATGTTGTCCAAAGGGGAAGTTGAACTGGCTGAGCGAGGATATGCTCAAGGTAAAAAATACATCAATTTTGTACCCATAAGTTTTAGCCGTTATCCCTCAACTATTAAAGCAGTTACGAAACTGGATGCTTTTATTACTACTGTATCTCCTATGGACAAATTCGGCTTTTTCAATTTAGGCACTAATGGCGATTATGCCATTGAACTAAGCCGTTATGCAGACAAATTAATCGTCGAAGTTAATGAAAACATGCCAAGAACTGCAGGCTCTACTTTAATCCACATCAGTGAGGTAGATGCGATAGTCGAAAATACTTCGAAGCTGATAGAAGAACCTTCCAAACCGCCCAGTGAAGTGGATCGTCAAATCGGCCATCACATCACGCCCCTTATTCCTGATGGAGCAACCATTCAGATGGGAATAGGCAGCGTACCTAATGCCGTATGCGAACAACTAATTAATCACCGGAATCTTGGCATACATACCGAAGTGATTACTTCAGGTATGATTGAGCTGATTAAAAAAGGAGTAGTTACGAATACCAACAAGACGTTACTTCCTTATGTCAATGTATTTACTTTCGCAATTGGTGATAAAAATCTGTATGAATTTATTAATGATAATCCATCCATGATGTGCCTCCCGGTTTCCTATGTTAATGAACCCAATGTTATTGAACAAAATAAATTGATGACCTCCGTGAATTCTTTTATAGAGATAGATTTTAGTGGACAGGTTAATGCCGAGTTTATAGGCCACCAATTTTCAGGTGCGGGTGGGCAACTGGATTTCATCCGTGGAGTCCCCTATTCTGAAGGTGGAAAAACGATAATCGCCAGTACTTCTACAGCAAAAAATGGAACCTTATCAAGAATAGTACCCCGGCTTTCCTCAATTGCAACAGACACACGGCTTGATATTGATTATGTGGTCACTGAATATGGAGTAGCACAATTAAGAGGACGCTCTACTACTGAAAGAACCCGTCAGTTAATTAAAATTGCTCATCCCTCATTTCGTGAGCAATTAGAACAACAAGCAAAACAACAAGGATTTATTTAA